The following are encoded together in the Phragmites australis chromosome 19, lpPhrAust1.1, whole genome shotgun sequence genome:
- the LOC133900988 gene encoding uncharacterized protein LOC133900988, translated as MPAVMANPRPRAKRVTAPLDAAARARLAVLPSSVDSSGSEHEATALSNLVNEYLLETDATVTAADLAVDQGSDAEDDNHGNSIRSVAAAAEVIQEIKGILDPAGRPDELRRRIVADVMDAMLSLEDIRKNRSAFRRAVMSRLRDRGHDAGLCKARWDKSRSRAAGNYEYIDIVLSAETRFIVDVGFAAEFEVARPTAGFDAVLAALPEVLVAPAEDLRWVVKAASAVARQSLKSRGLTVPPWRKRRFMMAKWLGPYRRTVNPLPASAGAAIVGSGAAAVCRTILGFAPRPTATSSGLWG; from the coding sequence ATGCCGGCAGTGATGGCAAACCCACGACCCCGGGCGAAGCGCGTCACTGCGCCACTCGACGCTGCTGCCAGAGCACGCCTCGCCGTCCTCCCCAGCAGCGTGGACAGTAGCGGCAGCGAGCATGAGGCCACCGCCCTGTCTAACCTCGTCAACGAGTACCTCCTCGAGACGGACGCCACGGTTACCGCGGCGGACCTCGCCGTGGATCAAGGCTCGGACGCCGAGGACGACAACCACGGCAACAGCATCCggtcggtggcggcggcggcggaggtgatCCAGGAGATTAAAGGTATTCTTGATCCGGCCGGAAGACCCGACGAGCTCCGCCGCCGGATCGTCGCCGATGTCATGGATGCCATGCTAAGTCTGGAAGACATCCGGAAGAATCGGTCGGCTTTCCGGCGAGCCGTTATGTCGCGCCTGCGGGATCGCGGCCACGACGCGGGCCTCTGCAAGGCGCGGTGGGACAAGTCGAGAAGTAGGGCGGCCGGGAACTATGAGTACATCGACATTGTGCTGTCAGCTGAGACGAGGTTCATCGTGGACGTTGGCTTCGCGGCAGAGTTCGAGGTCGCGCGGCCGACGGCGGGGTTCGACGCAGTGCTGGCGGCACTGCCGGAGGTGCTCGTCGCGCCAGCTGAGGACCTGCGGTGGGTGGTCAAGGCCGCGTCGGCGGTGGCGAGGCAATCGTTGAAAAGCCGCGGTCTGACCGTGCCACCCTGGAGAAAGCGCCGGTTCATGATGGCCAAGTGGCTTGGGCCGTACAGGCGGACGGTGAACCCTTTGCCGGCGTCGGCAGGTGCAGCAATTGTCGGCAGTGGAGCAGCTGCGGTCTGCCGAACAATTCTTGGGTTCGCACCGCGGCCGACGGCGACATCGTCGGGGCTTTGGGGTTGA